The following are from one region of the Aspergillus chevalieri M1 DNA, chromosome 1, nearly complete sequence genome:
- a CDS encoding uncharacterized protein (COG:S;~EggNog:ENOG410PYFH;~InterPro:IPR039327;~go_process: GO:0006355 - regulation of transcription, DNA-templated [Evidence IEA]), which translates to MSGLEAAGVIANILQIAEIGFKLSVSLYNLYHKLQSANQNLRSLSSDISLTCNVLQQLGSALKQDEQKRLCSPQALSTAKDVLEECKQAFQRIDDAVRESSALLGMNRLERAFRRFAFVLKESELDALHGNLESLKSTMLLMLNVLIYAGQIRSRSASSVLLVQQDLIKELIQERRIYQMQESELASAQNATVHGDHGQPYNQVSNPDLNPIVEMEKYYLLIRRIFSDIDACKTDLERERYHRIRNGVELLHLGENNKFDAGLVKQLESRFPDLIPSSADSLQRETGNPRKRGAGHSTAMPMVAKENGPPTDSSKRKKIRKRVKQDPLVAELIMEWTTLDEQELE; encoded by the exons ATGTCCGGTCTCGAAGCCGCTGGTGTCATAGCCAACATTCTGCAAATCGCTGAAATAGGCTTCAAACTCTCCGTCAGCCTCTACAACCTCTATCACAAACTCCAAAGCGCCAATCAGAACCTCCGATCCCTCTCGAGCGATATCTCATTAACATGCAATGTCCTGCAGCAATTAGGAAGTGCTCTCAAGCAAGATGAGCAGAAGAGGCTATGCTCGCCGCAAGCGCTGAGTACCGCGAAAGATGTGTTGGAAGAGTGTAAGCAGGCGTTTCAGAGGATTGATGATGCGGTTCGCGAATCGAGTGCATTACTGGGCATGAATCGGTTGGAGAGGGCGTTCAGGAGGTTTGCGTTTGTGTTGAAGGAGTCGGAGTTGGATGCGCTGCATGGGAATTTGGAGAGCTTGAAGTCGACGATGCTTTTGATGCTTAATGTTTTGATATATGCTGGGCAGATTCGCAG TCGATCAGCATCATCGGTTCTGCTAGTTCAGCAGGACCTGATCAAAGAACTTATACAAGAGAGACGAATCTACCAGATGCAAGAGTCCGAGCTTGCTAGCGCTCAGAATGCGACAGTACATGGTGATCATGGTCAACCGTACAATCAAGTTTCAAACCCCGACCTGAACCCGATAGTCGAAATGGAAAAATACTACCTCCTGATTCGGAGGATCTTTTCAGACATTGACGCCTGCAAGACTGATCTTGAGCGAGAGCGCTATCACAGAATCAGGAACGGTGTGGAATTACTACATTTGGGAGAGAATAACAAGTTTGATGCTGGTTTGGTTAAACAGCTTGAGTCACGCTTCCCTGATCTTATCCCTAGCAG TGCGGATTCCTTGCAACGCGAAACTGGTAACCCTCGCAAACGAGGGGCTGGCCATTCTACAGCAATGCCCATGGTAGCAAAAGAAAATGGACCACCAACTGACAGTTccaagaggaagaaaatcAGGAAACGCGTCAAGCAAGATCCGCTTGTTGCTGAGTTGATTATGGAGTGGACGACTTTGGATGAGCAAGAACTTGAGTAG